From the genome of Medicago truncatula cultivar Jemalong A17 chromosome 2, MtrunA17r5.0-ANR, whole genome shotgun sequence:
ttgtAGCCTGTTGTtgttttctctttcattttataGATTCTGGATCTGGACAGTTAGACCTCCATCAGCATGAGCATTCAAGTCCAGCTGAGTCTAAGCTTCATTTTGATTGGATCGGCGTCTCATAATCCTAAGAAGTTCTAAGACTTCTATAACAGAACACATCTACAGAATTCAATGCTGCAAgagtctttctttctttcatttgctTCAAAAGCTGCACAATGGCATATATAAAGACAGACATAAACTCTTAAAACCTAGCCAAAAATAGGTTCAGAGGCCAACAGAGAACTATTGGCCTATCCTCATCAGACCTTCACAATTTGATAACATGTTGTCCATATGGATATCAAGGGGACTGGTTCCTGCACACACCAGAATATGTAGATAAGCTGTTAATATCCCtcgaaagaaaataaaatttgattgttaAGTTAATCATAAACAATATATAGACTGAACTTCTCAGAAGTTATGCGGACCTGACACAGACACAAGTAAATGTATCACAATATTAGTATGCACAATTCTTAGAGGTTTCCTTAAATCTAGGCAATGCATATGACAATTATTTTCCCAACATCCATGGTCCTTTCGATGTGCAAGAAAGAGTTCTCAAAATgctaccaaaagtgtaattcaACAGCTTCGAACACGTTAGACAGTGAAGAGAATTCTATTAATTACAATAATGTGAATTAGTAATTAATGTTGAGCTGCCGCTTCCCTTAACCTTTCCATTACACTGAAAACAAAGTATATGCATGTCCTAAACTCTGAATACATCACACAATTCACAACTATCGGAGTTGACAGATATAGATACAAACTAAAATGTCCAGTGTCATGAAACTTGCAAAAGGATAGTTACAGTAGATACAAACTAAAATGTCCAGTGTCATGAAACTTGCAAAAGGATAGTTACAGTTAAAGATATCTGAGTGTTGACTAACCTGTCTATGTTTTGATGCGCTTCTGTCCAACCAGGTTCATATGCCTCAAGAAATCCCAGCTTTGCTTTATTAGGCAAATCATGGGGATGTACAAATGGTACACCGGGTGGCCACCCTATCTCCATTCGTATATTTGCACACGGGCTATCTAGGGTGTGAATATGATTTTCACATTCCTTGATATTACAAAATCGCAGCTTGATGCCTTTCTTATCTGCGATATCTTGGACTCTTTCTTTCAAAACTCTCTGCGCTTCAAGCCTTAATCTCTTGGATGGTGGCAGAGGTTTGCTTTTAGGATTTTGCTTCCTCCTCCGTACCAAAGTCTTCATAGATCCTGTACCAGCATTTCATCGATCCAATGACCTGAAGTTAAAAACTTTCCACTAAGGACTACTCGCAAAGTACAACTGACACTACTTCAACATCAATACAGTCAAACTAaggaaacaataaaaaatttcaagaacTACCAAATAAAGGCATCTAAGTTTAATTTTTGGAATATCAGGAAATGGTAAGCTACCAAATATCaggaaacaataaaaaatttaagaagcACCAAATACAGGCATCTAACTTTAATATTTGGAATATCAGAAAATGATAACCTACAACTCTGGTCATTTCTCTGAGCTAAGTGCTGCCCATATCTCCTATTTGGGGGTTGTATATTGGGGATATATTTTTGTACAAAATATGACCTACATAGGAATTGACTTGTAATATCTTccttattttcttttgattgaACACGTAGTTAATCACACTAAGAATTTCCTCCATAAATTGACCATCTTAACTTTTGCCTAGTTGCAAAAGGGATGCTAAAGCATGTGGCCATGATTACAATGATACATTTTCACCAGTAGCTAAGATGGCTTATGTTAAGAGCACAAAAAGGTTTAGCATCCATTGTCTTTTCAATTTTCTCATTAAAGGGATTGATGTATTAGAAATGGTATCttttccaaattttattttcatcaaaactcTAGAAAGCCTGAAGCGATTGGAAACCAACATGAGCATCATTCAATTTCAAAGTTTCTGATGAATCTTTGGCCTATAATAATGAATCAGattcttaataatattaattattaattataatatacatACCGTCATGTGTTGGTTGGAAATTGAAGCACTGGAAAGCAGGTCTATTAAAAAGAAGATCAGTTGGATGGGATCTTTGCATAAAATCATCCACGGGAACAGGAAGCTGAAACTGAGAGTCGACTCCATAACCCGCAGCTCTCATTTCAGAACAGTCAAGACTAGTCATTGATTTAGGCAAAAGTTTGAACCCTAAAGAACACCGCCCATACATATTAGCCTCCATATTAGTATCAGTTTTGTGCAATGCAGGGTTTACATATCCCGCTGTTGCTTGATAAAGAGCAAGCCCAGGATAAACAATGGCTTCTTGAGGCCCCAAATCACCATCCACAAGAATCCACCGACCTTGATAGTCTCTGACATGTAAACCCGCCCTGTCAGACTTCACAAGAGATATCAAGCTTTTATCGACTTGGTGATCATTATCAGGATACATAAGCAATTGACCATCCTCTTGAGTAGCAGCTatattatgatgttgttgtggcCCTTGAAATGAAGGCCTAGCATGGCAGCAAACAGACAAAACTGAAGATGAGATTTCCTGATTTCTCAAGGGAATATTATCCAATATTTC
Proteins encoded in this window:
- the LOC11408361 gene encoding uncharacterized protein, translating into MAATGLPALGRVKLSDLVPSDGLPSDSYKISVSILSQSLAQFSAVIVQFPATDAALLRSGLESARLYFNQRETYPPADMIHNSDSLDWCKTSGYYADPNLWQETYDYRPGLTPLEPNNSIELPPAGLSDIFSLFGKAARDILDAISYHLNLRSSPFVEILDNIPLRNQEISSSVLSVCCHARPSFQGPQQHHNIAATQEDGQLLMYPDNDHQVDKSLISLVKSDRAGLHVRDYQGRWILVDGDLGPQEAIVYPGLALYQATAGYVNPALHKTDTNMEANMYGRCSLGFKLLPKSMTSLDCSEMRAAGYGVDSQFQLPVPVDDFMQRSHPTDLLFNRPAFQCFNFQPTHDGSMKTLVRRRKQNPKSKPLPPSKRLRLEAQRVLKERVQDIADKKGIKLRFCNIKECENHIHTLDSPCANIRMEIGWPPGVPFVHPHDLPNKAKLGFLEAYEPGWTEAHQNIDRNQSP